One window of Siniperca chuatsi isolate FFG_IHB_CAS linkage group LG15, ASM2008510v1, whole genome shotgun sequence genomic DNA carries:
- the LOC122862231 gene encoding syntaxin-11-like encodes MRDRLRHLHQVQTDSEGFSTVELDSLSECEAATASRPDQDLDGVLQEAQQIRLEIQQIQNDISELKDVNYQALNKTSYPTAAKRDSSAIGADIKRRGEAVLQRLHMMRAVRGELEAQHGSSDPTTRIAQTQYQCLSNALREVMFSYNDSEMSHREACKQQIQRQMEVVGREVSREELEEIMESGELNVFSVQVEGKTARSAFLQIESRHKELLELEKRIEGIQELFLDVAMLTEEQGAAVDSIQKNVQNTEVIIQDARVQLDKAIVLDKKNPFKKLFCCCFPCYS; translated from the coding sequence ATGAGAGACCGGCTGAGGCACCTCCATCAGGTGCAGACGGACTCTGAGGGTTTCAGCACAGTGGAGCTGGACAGTTTGTCAGAGTGTGAGGCTGCAACAGCATCACGTCCTGACCAGGACCTGGATGGTGTCCTGCAGGAGGCCCAACAGATACGTCTGGAAATCCAGCAGATCCAGAACGACAtcagtgagctgaaagatgtgAACTACCAAGCCTTAAACAAGACCTCATACCCCACTGCGGCAAAGCGGGACTCCAGTGCAATCGGGGCGGATATTAAACGCAGAGGAGAAGCTGTGCTGCAGCGACTGCACATGATGAGAGCTGTCAGAGGGGAACTCGAGGCCCAGCATGGCAGCTCTGACCCAACGACACGCATTGCTCAAACACAGTACCAGTGTCTTAGCAATGCTCTGCGGGAGGTGATGTTCAGCTACAATGACTCCGAGATGAGCCACAGGGAGGCGTGTAAACAGCAGATCCAGAGGCAGATGGAGGTGGTGGGCAGGGAGGTCAGcagggaggagctggaggagataATGGAGAGCGGGGAGTTGAACGTGTTCAGCGTCCAGGTGGAGGGCAAAACCGCTCGCTCGGCTTTCCTACAGATCGAGAGCCGACACAAGGaactgctggagctggagaagAGGATAGAGGGGATCCAGGAGCTGTTTCTGGATGTGGCTATGCTCACAGAGGAGCAAGGGGCAGCCGTTGACAGCATCcagaaaaatgtccaaaatactGAAGTGATCATTCAGGATGCCAGGGTCCAGCTGGATAAAGCCATTGTACTGGATAAAAAGAACCCTTTCAAGaagttgttttgttgctgctttcCATGTTACAGTTAG
- the stx11a gene encoding syntaxin-11a, with protein sequence MRDRLCELQTSKPAGEESRPEENHSHTTEDEEHVELQAIVFEGEDVMDGLFKDTQAMRKEMLLLKMDVKRLGKQNTRFLTSVRRISSIKRDSNALGRDIKARGEAIYARLEKLGKLSKELEEEHGSTSAVARMVRSQYVSLTNAFHDAMSEYNEAEMVQRENCKTRIQRQAEIMGKEVSREQIDEMIETGKWNVFSDNLLLEGRTARSALNEIENRHKELLELESRIRDIQDLFSQMALLVEEQGCMLDNIEANVCATQDYVAKATVQIKKAVIYKKNNPCKKLFCCCFPCCK encoded by the coding sequence ATGAGGGACCGACTGTGTGAGCTGCAGACCTCCAAGCCTGCAGGGGAGGAGAGCAGGCCTGAGGAGAACCACAGCCACACCACCGAGGATGAGGAGCATGTGGAGCTACAAGCCATCGTGTTTGAGGGAGAGGACGTGATGGATGGCCTCTTCAAAGACACCCAGGCGATGAGGAAGGAGATGCTGCTGCTCAAAATGGACGTGAAGCGTCTTGGGAAGCAGAACACCAGGTTCCTCACGTCTGTCAGGAGGATCAGCAGCATCAAACGTGACTCCAACGCACTCGGACGGGACATAAAGGCCAGAGGAGAGGCCATTTACGCTCGGCTGGAGAAGCTGGGGAAGCTGAGcaaagagctggaggaggagcacGGGTCTACATCAGCTGTGGCTCGCATGGTGCGTTCACAGTATGTTTCTCTAACCAACGCCTTCCACGATGCCATGTCTGAGTACAACGAGGCTGAGATGGTCCAGAGGGAGAACTGCAAGACCCGCATCCAGAGGCAAGCGGAGATCATGGGCAAGGAGGTGAGCAGGGAACAGATTGACGAGATGATCGAGACGGGCAAGTGGAACGTCTTCTCGGATAATCTCCTCCTGGAAGGGAGGACTGCCAGATCTGCTCTCAATGAGATCGAGAACCGGCACaaggagctgctggagctggagagcCGCATCAGGGACATTCAGGATCTTTTCTCCCAAATGGCCCTGCTGGTGGAGGAGCAGGGCTGCATGCTGGATAACATAGAAGCAAATGTATGCGCCACTCAGGACTATGTTGCCAAGGCCACAGTTCAGATCAAGAAGGCTGTGATATACAAGAAAAACAATCCATGCAAGAAACTCTTTTGCTGTTGCTTCCCTTGCTGCAAATGA